GAGAAGCTCGAATTCCCCGACAATTCGTTCGACGTCGTGATGGCGCAGTACGTGCTGTCCGCGGTGCCGAACCCGGAAGCAGCCATGGACGAATTCGCCCGCGTGCTGAAGCCGGGCGGCGAGATGATCGTCCTGACCCGCGTCAGCGCCGATGCCGGCGTCCGCCGCTTCATCGAGCAGAAGCTGCAGCCGGTGGTGCGCCCGCTCGGGTTCCGGACCGCCGAATTCGCCTGGTCGCGCTACACCAAATGGCTGGCCGGCGCGCGCGGCATGGAGCTCGCGGAGCGCCGCCTGATCCCGCCGCTCGGCCATTTCTCGCTGGTCCGCTTCCGCAAGGTGGATGTCGCCAAGGCGGCCTGAAAAGGCGGCCTTGCCAGGCGGCCCAGCCCGCCAGTCCTCCCGGGTGAGGTAGCGCACAGCGCGCCGCAGTACCGGAAGGCTACGATCTCCTCGGCCTTACCCCCGCAAATCTCGCCGGGATGAGGCAAAACCCTGCTCCGGTTGCGTCAAGGCGTCGCTCCGCATTGTCATATGTCATTATGATGATGTCACACGCGATACATCGAATCCCTGTAAATCCTGTCCCGAAAGATGTTGGGGGAACCAATGATCAAGAATTTTCTGCAAGAGCTGCGTACCCAGCGCTGGGATGACCATCGCTTCTACCATCACAGCCGGATTAACCAGAGCCTGCACTTCGTCAGCGCGCTGAGCTTCCTGTTCGCCTATGTGATGCTGTTCTTCGATCCGGTCGTGTCGGCACTGGTCGGCTGGCTGGTCTCGATGACCTCGCGCCAGGCGGGTCACTTCTTCTTCGAGCCGAAGGGCTATGACCACGTCAACCAGGCGACCCACGAGCACAAGGAAGACATCAAGGTCGGCTACAATTTGCAGCGCAAGGTCGTGCTGATGGCGATCTGGGCGCTGTCGCCGATGGTGCTGTACTTCGATCCGACGCTGTTCGGCCTGTTCAAGCCCTGGGTCACGATGGGCGACTTCACCCGTCAGGTGGCCAAGATCTGGCTGGTGGTCGGCATCGGCGGCCTATTGTTCCGCACCATCCACCTGTTCTTCATCCGCGACGTCGAGACCGGCCTCGTCTGGATGACCAAGATCGTCACCGATCCGTTCAACGACCTGAAGCTCTATCACAAGGCGCCGTTGTTCCTGATGAAGGGCGAGCTGATCGACCCGGGTCTCGAGAAGCACGTCAAGCACGCCTGATCGTTGCTCCCAGCGTCTGCAAGCTGCGTGATGCCCGGGCTGGTCCCGGGCATCTACGTTCTTAGGGCTTTCTCTCTCGTGAAGATCTTACGCCGCGCTGCTGGCCACAACGGGACTGCGCTCCCTCTCCCGCTTGCGGGGGAGGGTTGGGGTGGGGGTGTGGCCGCTTGCGACACTCATTGTGAGGAGAGAGCCCCCACCCGGATCATCGCATCTAACGATGCGATCCGGCCTCCCCCGCAAGCGGGGGAGGCGAAGGAAGGGCAAGAGCGGGGCGAGGGGGCGGGGGGACGGCGCCCTGCCTCAGCGGCCGAACCTCACGGCGACCATCTCCTTCAGGATCTGCCGCTTGATGTTCTTGTTGGTGAGGCCCTCCTTGTGCCACCACCAGCCGTCGCGCTTCATCTTCTCGGCGGCCGCGACGAAGCGGTCGGTGACCTCGGCGAAGTCGGCGTCGGTATAGTTCAGGGTGAAGATCAGCCGGCCGGTGCCGACCCAGCTCAGCGCCAGTCCCTCGGCCCGCAGGTAGTATTGCAGCATCCAGTTGTAGCGGGACGGCTCGGTGTAATAGACGGTCCAGATCGACGAGATGTTGCCGATGCGGACCGGCAGGTCCTGCGCCTTGAGCCGGTCGTTGAGCGACGTGGCGCGGCCGTTCCAGGTCTCG
This Bradyrhizobium sp. CCBAU 53421 DNA region includes the following protein-coding sequences:
- a CDS encoding methyltransferase domain-containing protein, whose protein sequence is MAEIIKLGADRSLDFDRETVEQAYDRWAPIYDLVFGGVFSKGRQAAIQATNKIGGRVLEVGVGTGISLPLYSPNVRIFGTDISEAMLEKAKKRVTEQGLKNVEGLAVMDAEKLEFPDNSFDVVMAQYVLSAVPNPEAAMDEFARVLKPGGEMIVLTRVSADAGVRRFIEQKLQPVVRPLGFRTAEFAWSRYTKWLAGARGMELAERRLIPPLGHFSLVRFRKVDVAKAA